A stretch of the Archocentrus centrarchus isolate MPI-CPG fArcCen1 unplaced genomic scaffold, fArcCen1 scaffold_32_ctg1, whole genome shotgun sequence genome encodes the following:
- the LOC115776481 gene encoding uncharacterized protein LOC115776481 produces MGKPQKNPATTATPTSKRTRSECSTSTSTLSPEKSFTDVLDSIDKKLTSLDARLALVEVLHKEFQQLRVSLEFSQEQVASLAVENQTLRDTVKQLTDGMTQLTGENKKMRETILDIQARSMRDNLVFSGIPEQAEEDAEASVREFLQHQLKLPSEAVKNITFHRVHRLGGKKPDNKRPRPIVAKFEHYKQKEQVRSRGRELRGTHYSVNEQFPKEILDRRRVLFPIRKKYITEGVRATVAVDKLYVNGQLYRDREVTPWLY; encoded by the coding sequence ATgggcaaaccacaaaaaaatcctgctaCCACGGCCACACCAACTTCTAAACGCACTCGTTCCGAGTGCTCAACAAGCACATCCACATTATCCCCAGAGAAAAGCTTCACTGATGTCCTGGACTCCATCGACAAGAAGCTAACTAGCCTAGATGCCCGacttgccttggtggaggttctaCACAAGGAATTCCAACAACTGAGGGTGTCGTTGGAGTTTAGCCAAGAGCAGGTGGCGTCGCTTGCTGTCGAGAACCAAACGCTGAGGGATACCGTGAAACAACTCACCGATGGGATGACACAGCTGACcggggaaaacaagaaaatgagggaGACCATTCTGGACATCCAGGCTCGGAGCATGCGGGACAACCTCGTCTTCTCCGGGATCCCAGagcaagcagaggaggatgccgAAGCCTCGGTTCGCGAATTCCTCCAGCATCAGCTGAAACTCCCGAGTGAAGCggtaaaaaatataactttccATCGTGTTCACCGGCTCGGAGGTAAGAAGCCCGATAACAAACGGCCTCGGCCAATTGTAGCTAAATTTGAACATTACAAGCAAAAAGAGCAGGTCAGGAGTCGGGGCAGAGAGCTGCGTGGAACACACTACAGTGTTAATGAACAATTTCCAAAAGAGATTCTCGATCGGAGGCGAGTATTATTTCCAATAAGGAAGAAATACATCACTGAGGGCGTCAGAGCTACggtagctgtagataagctttaTGTTAACGGTCAGCTGTACAGGGACCGGGAGGTTACCCCATGGCTTTATTAG